From a single Fusobacterium ulcerans ATCC 49185 genomic region:
- a CDS encoding acetyl-CoA hydrolase/transferase family protein, whose product MNWENRYSNKIVTAEEALKNIKDGNRVVVGHAAGEPQYLLNVLADKAENYKNVEVVHMVSLTESRYAEKIENFHHNALFAGNSTRKFISKGIADYTPSFFYEIPKLFDEVLPVDVALIQVSSPDEHGFVSLGVSVDYTLKAAKRAKILIAQINKKMPRTLGDSFLHLDEIDFIVKRDEEILEIPLPKIGEVEKKIGEYCSSLINDGDTLQLGIGAIPDAVLTFLELKKDLGIHSEMISDGILELIKKGVITNKKKQTFVGKTLVTFIMGSRKLYDYVDNNPNVVFYPVDFVNHPIEIGKNDNMVSINSAIQIDLMGQVNAESIGYDQFSGTGGQVDFIRGTSFSKNGRSIIVIPSTARKGKISRIVPILDEGAAITTTRNDVDYVITEYGIAKLKGKTLRERGKELINIAHPDFREELYEKYKKKFKLEN is encoded by the coding sequence ATGAATTGGGAAAATAGATATAGTAATAAAATTGTAACAGCAGAAGAAGCATTGAAAAATATAAAAGATGGAAATAGAGTTGTAGTAGGGCATGCAGCAGGAGAACCGCAATATCTCTTAAATGTATTAGCAGATAAAGCTGAAAATTATAAAAATGTAGAAGTGGTACATATGGTATCTCTTACAGAAAGCAGATACGCAGAAAAAATAGAAAATTTTCATCATAATGCTCTATTTGCAGGTAATTCAACAAGAAAATTTATAAGTAAAGGAATAGCAGATTATACACCTAGTTTCTTTTATGAAATACCAAAGCTTTTTGATGAAGTTCTTCCAGTAGATGTAGCGTTAATACAAGTATCCTCTCCTGATGAACATGGGTTTGTAAGTTTGGGAGTATCAGTGGATTATACATTAAAAGCTGCAAAAAGAGCAAAAATATTAATTGCCCAAATCAATAAAAAGATGCCTCGAACTTTAGGAGATAGTTTTCTTCATTTAGATGAAATTGATTTTATAGTAAAAAGAGATGAAGAAATATTAGAAATACCTCTTCCTAAAATAGGAGAAGTGGAAAAGAAAATAGGAGAGTATTGTTCAAGCCTTATCAATGATGGAGATACTCTTCAATTAGGAATAGGAGCAATTCCAGATGCAGTATTAACTTTTCTTGAATTAAAAAAAGACTTAGGAATACATTCTGAAATGATATCAGATGGAATATTGGAGTTAATAAAAAAAGGGGTCATAACTAACAAAAAAAAACAAACATTTGTGGGAAAAACATTGGTTACTTTCATAATGGGGAGCAGAAAACTTTATGATTATGTAGATAATAATCCAAATGTAGTTTTTTATCCAGTAGATTTTGTAAATCATCCAATAGAAATTGGGAAAAATGATAATATGGTATCAATAAACTCAGCTATTCAAATAGATTTAATGGGGCAAGTAAATGCAGAGTCAATAGGTTATGATCAATTTAGTGGAACTGGAGGGCAAGTAGACTTTATAAGAGGAACATCTTTCAGTAAAAATGGAAGATCAATAATAGTTATACCTTCAACTGCTAGAAAAGGAAAAATATCAAGAATAGTACCAATTTTAGATGAGGGAGCAGCTATAACTACAACAAGAAATGATGTAGATTATGTTATAACAGAATATGGAATAGCAAAACTTAAAGGAAAAACTCTTAGAGAGAGAGGAAAAGAACTTATAAATATAGCTCATCCTGACTTTAGAGAAGAACTTTATGAAAAATATAAAAAGAAATTTAAACTAGAAAATTAG
- the pepV gene encoding dipeptidase PepV translates to MNLQKEVLFYNEEAVNSLVEGIKKKSVKKSEKDGAPFGNDVKVALEYFLDLGKKMGMKTTNYDNYIGEIEFGEGEETLGILGHIDVVPEGNNWTHPPFAGKIVDGKVYGRGASDNKGPVIACLYAMKCLKDLNIKLKKKVKLLIGCDEENDWECIKYYFDFLNKPQPEIAFTPDAIFPVIFSEKGIFQFDFIKRSDEFRDIYLDGGVATNSVPDTANIVLKNINESKLKSSIEKYNENKEYKIYYKEIAEGKIEIFSQGKAAHGAMAEMGYNSIQNLFCFLKQFYTAQNEMKNVIDFFDKYLKMDIEGKELGLKFVDEESGDLSINIGKIHIIDNELRISFDVRYPVKMKLKTILAQINKVKKEYAFEMEIIKNQMPLYKEKDSYLVSTLLSIYEDVTGERGVQPISLSGGTYARALNNCVAFGARFKNQKSVAHQVDEFMDLENFKMLLKIYVETIYKLAN, encoded by the coding sequence GTGAATTTACAAAAAGAAGTTTTATTTTACAATGAAGAAGCAGTAAATTCATTAGTAGAAGGAATTAAGAAAAAAAGTGTAAAAAAATCAGAAAAAGATGGAGCGCCATTTGGAAACGATGTAAAAGTGGCCCTAGAATATTTTTTAGATCTTGGGAAGAAAATGGGAATGAAAACAACTAACTATGATAATTATATAGGAGAAATAGAATTTGGAGAGGGAGAAGAAACTCTTGGAATATTAGGACACATAGATGTAGTTCCAGAAGGAAATAATTGGACTCATCCCCCATTCGCAGGAAAAATAGTAGATGGAAAAGTATATGGTCGAGGTGCTAGTGATAACAAAGGGCCAGTAATAGCTTGTCTATATGCAATGAAGTGTTTGAAAGATCTCAATATAAAATTAAAGAAAAAAGTGAAACTTTTGATAGGATGTGATGAAGAAAATGATTGGGAATGTATAAAATATTATTTTGATTTTCTCAACAAACCACAGCCTGAGATAGCCTTTACACCAGATGCAATATTTCCTGTTATATTTTCAGAAAAAGGAATTTTTCAATTTGATTTTATAAAAAGATCAGACGAATTCAGGGATATTTATTTGGATGGAGGAGTAGCAACAAATTCAGTACCAGATACAGCTAATATAGTACTTAAAAATATTAATGAATCTAAATTAAAAAGTTCAATAGAAAAATATAATGAAAATAAAGAATATAAAATTTATTATAAGGAAATAGCAGAAGGGAAGATAGAAATATTTTCTCAAGGAAAAGCAGCACATGGAGCTATGGCTGAAATGGGATATAATAGCATCCAAAATTTATTTTGTTTTTTAAAGCAATTTTATACAGCTCAAAATGAAATGAAAAATGTAATAGATTTTTTTGATAAATATTTAAAAATGGATATAGAGGGGAAGGAATTAGGACTTAAATTTGTAGATGAAGAATCAGGAGATTTAAGTATAAATATCGGGAAAATACATATTATAGACAATGAACTTAGAATATCTTTTGATGTGAGATATCCTGTAAAAATGAAATTAAAAACTATTTTAGCTCAAATAAATAAAGTGAAAAAAGAATATGCTTTTGAGATGGAAATAATAAAAAATCAAATGCCTCTCTATAAAGAAAAAGATAGTTACTTAGTATCTACTTTACTTTCAATATATGAAGATGTAACAGGAGAAAGGGGAGTTCAGCCTATTTCATTAAGTGGAGGAACTTATGCAAGAGCACTAAATAATTGTGTTGCATTTGGAGCAAGATTTAAAAATCAAAAGAGTGTGGCTCATCAAGTAGATGAATTTATGGATTTAGAAAACTTTAAGATGCTTTTAAAGATCTATGTTGAAACAATATATAAATTAGCAAATTAA
- a CDS encoding L-2-amino-thiazoline-4-carboxylic acid hydrolase, with product MSKIKNEGKNQEKDVQLVRGAIEQRAAWLGLMYEEAKKQGKDIEDIARKAIFKCGCVRGKGFESVMKDHSIQEFKKAWLNENNTRFFEMEIVEDTEEALRLYFHHCPLVSGWVKQGFSDEDIEVLCDIAMDGDRGMASPFQDEFTFELGKTIAQGNCVCELNYIKNKK from the coding sequence ATGTCTAAAATTAAAAATGAAGGAAAAAATCAAGAAAAGGATGTTCAATTAGTAAGGGGAGCAATAGAACAAAGAGCAGCATGGTTAGGACTTATGTATGAAGAAGCTAAAAAACAAGGTAAAGATATTGAAGATATAGCAAGAAAAGCTATATTTAAATGTGGATGTGTAAGAGGAAAAGGATTTGAATCTGTAATGAAAGATCATTCTATTCAAGAGTTTAAAAAAGCATGGTTAAATGAAAATAATACAAGATTCTTTGAAATGGAAATAGTAGAAGACACAGAAGAAGCATTGAGATTATATTTCCACCATTGTCCATTGGTATCAGGATGGGTAAAACAAGGATTTTCAGATGAAGATATAGAAGTACTTTGTGATATAGCAATGGATGGGGATAGAGGAATGGCCTCACCATTTCAAGATGAATTTACATTTGAATTGGGAAAAACAATAGCTCAAGGAAATTGTGTTTGTGAATTAAACTATATCAAAAATAAAAAATAA
- a CDS encoding 4-hydroxybutyrate dehydrogenase, whose amino-acid sequence MEFSLNSKIVEFKNFEEFNKKFSLGKKDLILTNEFIYNPYLKKYNLECSVIFQEKYGNGEPTDTMIDAILKDTADKDIERVIAIGGGTVIDISKIIILKNSGISADLFMKKIDIVKEKELVVIPTTCGTGSEVTNISIAFLEKENIKMGLAAPELYPDYAVLIPEFLETLPYKFFCTSSIDALVHATESYLSPKATVYSEMFSEKAIELLINGFKYIAENGEESRKNKLIEFLQGSNFAGIAFGNAGCAAVHALSYPLGGRYHIPHGESNQLVFISVFKKYKEKQPNGKIEKLEVFLGEKLGAGKEDSLNALETLLEKIYPKKKLEEYGVEKESYREFAKEVLEKQQRLLANNYVELTEDEIVAVYENI is encoded by the coding sequence ATGGAGTTTTCTTTAAATTCTAAAATAGTTGAATTTAAAAATTTTGAAGAATTTAATAAAAAATTTTCTCTGGGAAAGAAAGATCTTATTCTAACTAATGAATTTATATATAATCCTTATTTGAAAAAATATAATCTGGAATGTAGTGTAATTTTTCAAGAAAAATATGGAAATGGAGAACCTACAGATACTATGATAGATGCTATATTGAAAGATACAGCAGATAAGGATATTGAAAGAGTAATCGCTATTGGTGGAGGGACTGTAATAGATATTTCAAAAATTATTATTCTAAAAAATAGTGGAATATCAGCGGATCTTTTTATGAAGAAAATTGATATAGTAAAGGAAAAAGAGTTAGTGGTAATACCTACAACTTGTGGAACAGGAAGTGAAGTCACTAATATCTCAATAGCTTTTTTAGAAAAAGAAAATATAAAAATGGGACTTGCCGCACCAGAATTATATCCTGATTATGCAGTTTTAATTCCTGAATTTTTGGAAACACTTCCATATAAATTCTTTTGTACTAGTTCAATAGATGCACTTGTTCATGCAACTGAATCATATCTTTCACCTAAAGCTACAGTTTATTCAGAAATGTTTTCAGAAAAGGCTATAGAACTTTTGATAAATGGATTTAAATATATAGCTGAAAATGGAGAGGAATCTAGAAAAAATAAACTTATTGAATTTTTACAAGGAAGCAACTTTGCAGGAATAGCATTTGGAAATGCAGGATGTGCAGCAGTTCATGCACTTTCTTATCCATTAGGAGGAAGATATCATATTCCACATGGAGAATCAAATCAATTAGTATTTATATCTGTATTTAAAAAGTATAAAGAAAAGCAGCCAAATGGAAAAATAGAAAAATTAGAAGTATTTCTTGGAGAAAAATTAGGGGCGGGAAAGGAAGATTCGCTTAATGCATTGGAAACATTGCTAGAGAAGATATACCCAAAGAAAAAATTAGAAGAATATGGGGTAGAAAAAGAATCATACAGAGAATTTGCAAAGGAAGTACTTGAAAAACAGCAGAGATTATTAGCTAATAATTATGTTGAACTTACAGAAGATGAAATAGTGGCAGTTTATGAAAATATATAA
- a CDS encoding YfcC family protein → MCQAAAKADKMKKVKKEKEFPHTFVVIFILIIIAAVLTYIIPAGVYERVKDPATGRMIVDPATYHLVEKNPTKLFGIVESIPKGLIEAGWNVFLVIIIGGSFTVVEKTGAIKALLGKVLGGINEQNTFRVLPFIMFTFACVPAFTGNSECLLAFVPLGITIARSLGFDALTGIAIVTVSGTSGFASGLFNALTVGTAQRMIGLPLFSGLWFRVIGFALFFGSVCFWTMWYARRVRSDMKNSYCYNVELTNSSIESEEMPELTKKNLMIIAVVVCGIAGLIYSAINGYEVKTTYPSIFMIMGMVAGLVSGMNANDIAKEFVVGAKTVLVGALVVGFARGISVILADAHIIDSIVYGLSSVLVVFPKTIGAVFMYICQLIINCFIISGSGQAAATIPIMSPLGDVLGVTQQTVVMAFTYGDGLTNIILPMSASLMGALAIGNVEYPQFIRFISRIFFTNLLIGAGLIAIASMINLGPF, encoded by the coding sequence ATGTGCCAAGCAGCAGCAAAAGCAGATAAAATGAAAAAAGTTAAAAAAGAAAAAGAATTTCCACATACATTTGTTGTTATATTTATCTTAATAATAATAGCAGCAGTATTAACATATATAATTCCAGCTGGAGTTTATGAAAGAGTAAAAGATCCAGCAACAGGAAGAATGATAGTAGATCCAGCAACTTATCACTTAGTGGAAAAAAATCCTACAAAATTATTTGGAATAGTAGAATCTATACCAAAGGGATTGATAGAAGCAGGATGGAATGTATTTTTAGTTATTATAATTGGAGGATCATTTACAGTAGTTGAAAAAACAGGAGCAATAAAAGCTTTATTAGGAAAAGTATTAGGTGGAATTAATGAACAAAATACTTTTAGAGTATTGCCTTTTATCATGTTTACTTTTGCATGCGTTCCAGCATTTACTGGAAACTCTGAGTGTCTACTTGCTTTTGTTCCTTTAGGGATAACAATAGCACGTTCATTGGGATTTGATGCTTTAACAGGAATAGCAATTGTAACAGTTTCTGGAACATCAGGTTTTGCCAGTGGATTATTTAACGCTTTAACTGTAGGAACAGCTCAAAGAATGATAGGTCTTCCTTTATTCTCAGGATTGTGGTTTAGAGTTATTGGATTTGCACTTTTCTTTGGAAGTGTATGTTTCTGGACTATGTGGTATGCTAGAAGAGTAAGAAGCGATATGAAAAATAGTTATTGCTACAATGTAGAACTTACAAATAGTTCAATAGAAAGTGAAGAAATGCCTGAATTAACAAAGAAAAATTTAATGATTATTGCAGTGGTTGTTTGTGGAATAGCAGGACTTATCTATTCAGCTATTAATGGTTATGAAGTAAAAACTACTTATCCATCTATATTTATGATAATGGGAATGGTAGCAGGATTAGTAAGTGGAATGAACGCTAATGATATAGCTAAAGAATTTGTAGTTGGTGCTAAAACAGTTTTAGTAGGAGCTTTAGTAGTTGGATTTGCAAGAGGAATATCAGTTATTCTTGCAGATGCTCATATAATAGATTCAATAGTTTATGGTCTTTCATCAGTTTTAGTAGTATTTCCTAAAACTATTGGAGCAGTATTTATGTATATATGCCAACTTATTATCAACTGTTTTATAATATCAGGAAGTGGACAGGCAGCAGCTACTATTCCTATAATGTCACCATTAGGAGATGTACTTGGAGTAACTCAGCAGACAGTAGTGATGGCATTTACTTATGGAGATGGACTCACAAATATTATACTTCCAATGTCAGCATCTTTAATGGGAGCCTTAGCAATAGGAAATGTTGAATACCCTCAATTTATAAGATTTATATCAAGAATATTTTTTACAAACTTATTAATTGGAGCAGGTCTGATAGCTATTGCTTCAATGATAAATTTAGGACCTTTCTAA
- a CDS encoding M24 family metallopeptidase has product MNKKYLEKIKEKLLKKDIDAIFVAPSEDLKLLLGYSPLSISRFQGLIIKNDGEIFYICNLLNKDEIREKISKKIRIYSWNDGEDYSLVTKEIFEENGLLGKKILVNSTTLAKHIIEISEKINIKFVSEEKFLNDLRIIKTGEELEKLKISSQITDESFKEILKYIKPGLTELAVKNKLKEIITEKGGVSRNPLVCFGKNTAFPHYSETNGVLLTKDIVLMDFGCIYKGYHSDMTRTIFIGGITQEEKEIYEIVLKANLKGIEKAKENVKIKEIDNCSREYITSKGYGKYFTTRLGHGLGLSVHEEPEISSKNNRELEKGMVFTIEPGIYIKGKFGIRIEDAIAITEKGVEVLNNSTKNIVIL; this is encoded by the coding sequence ATGAATAAAAAATACTTGGAAAAAATAAAAGAAAAATTATTAAAAAAAGATATAGATGCCATATTTGTAGCACCTTCAGAAGACTTAAAACTTTTATTAGGTTATTCTCCCCTTTCTATATCAAGATTTCAAGGGTTAATAATAAAGAATGATGGTGAAATATTTTATATTTGTAATCTTTTAAATAAAGATGAAATTAGAGAAAAAATTTCAAAAAAAATAAGGATATATTCATGGAATGATGGAGAAGATTATAGTCTTGTAACTAAAGAAATATTTGAAGAGAATGGGCTTTTAGGAAAAAAAATTTTAGTAAATTCTACAACATTAGCAAAACATATAATAGAAATATCTGAAAAAATAAATATAAAATTTGTAAGTGAAGAGAAATTTCTAAATGATCTTAGGATAATAAAAACAGGGGAAGAATTAGAAAAATTAAAAATATCTTCTCAAATAACAGATGAATCCTTTAAAGAAATATTAAAATATATAAAACCTGGATTGACAGAATTAGCAGTAAAAAATAAACTTAAAGAAATAATAACAGAAAAAGGAGGGGTAAGTAGAAATCCTTTGGTATGTTTTGGAAAGAATACAGCTTTTCCACATTATAGTGAAACAAATGGAGTTTTACTAACAAAGGATATTGTTTTAATGGATTTTGGTTGTATTTATAAAGGATATCATTCAGATATGACTAGAACTATTTTTATTGGTGGAATAACTCAAGAAGAAAAAGAAATATATGAAATAGTTTTAAAAGCAAACTTAAAAGGAATAGAAAAAGCAAAAGAAAATGTCAAGATAAAAGAAATAGATAATTGTTCAAGGGAGTATATTACAAGTAAAGGGTATGGAAAATATTTTACTACAAGGTTAGGACATGGACTTGGGCTTTCAGTACATGAAGAGCCTGAAATAAGCTCCAAAAATAATAGAGAATTAGAAAAAGGAATGGTATTTACAATAGAACCAGGGATTTATATAAAGGGTAAATTTGGGATAAGAATAGAGGATGCGATAGCTATAACAGAAAAAGGAGTGGAAGTTTTAAATAATTCTACTAAAAATATAGTTATACTCTAG
- a CDS encoding DNA polymerase III subunit alpha translates to MIKNFVHLHLHTEYSLLDGVGKIDDYLDRAKALGMQAIAITDHGNLFGVLELYKKAMKKGIKPVIGLEAYVSEFSMLEKDGRIFHLVLLAENNKGYQNLLKISSESYIKGFYYKPRIDKEFLKTHSEGIIALSACMQGEIPRRMLDNESEEKVDEIVNEYIDIFGKDNFYIEVQANGVKGQTALNEKLYDLAQKHQLKMVATNDTHYVNEGEHTLQDILICVQTGTKVSDEKRMRIETDELFLKSREQIIDGLGAKYQEAVNNTVEIAERCNVDIEFGKFKFPDYEIPSCVKTIEEFLRKLVYFGLSKRYPHGLTMSVLERVEYELSVIEKMGYAAYFVVVWDFIDYAKRNRIPIGPGRGSAAGSLVAYALGITELDPLNYNLIFERFLNPERISMPDIDIDICQERRQEVIEYVIRKYGEDKVAQIITFGTMKARAAIRDVGRVMDTPLSKIDSVAKLVPFNATIQQTLNNVEEFKNMYLNDPDIQKVIDISARLENKVRHASVHAAGIVITKDSLTDTVPLYSDNKNKVVSTQYQMKELEDLGLLKMDFLGLRNLTNLQRTIDYIKEDLGEDIELSDIPLNSKKVYEMLSRGDTSGVFQMESQGIRKILLKLKPDRFEDIIALLALYRPGPLGSGMVDDFINGKNGISEIKYPHSSLEATLKETYGVILYQEQVMKIANIMANYSLGEADLLRRAMGKKNIQIMEENREKFVERSMENGYTKEKSIEMFDLIDKFAGYGFNKSHSAAYALIAYWTAYFKAYYMKHYYASLMTSEMSHVEDIAFYMEDAKAHNLKLHLPDVNRASSKFRVDKEGIIFSLAAIKNVGEGVSAKILEECNENGDYKNFEDFVVRTRKHGLNKKALESLILAGALDSLPGNRRQKFESVDKILDYATRKIKEDEIQQMNLFGEAKSSLGVFTLPQVPEYSLEELLAREKEYLGFYFSAHPLDNYRRLIEVYRLSKISELKELKEEKSVQIFRTCGILREIKKIVTKKTGQIMCLFELEDYYDKINCVVFPKDYAENAHIFMEGKTVYIEGTIQTDYFKGAETKKLIVRNIKFLDDIVRDKRLTAYILLKEEDKDKFSRLKKIILSYPGDTKLSFAIKTKTAKEIRATKYKIAPSRLFIDEIIDLIGIDKLTIK, encoded by the coding sequence ATGATAAAAAACTTTGTGCATCTTCATCTTCATACTGAGTACAGCCTCCTTGATGGAGTAGGAAAAATAGATGATTATCTGGATAGAGCAAAAGCACTTGGAATGCAGGCGATAGCCATAACAGATCATGGAAATCTTTTTGGAGTACTGGAGCTTTACAAAAAAGCAATGAAAAAAGGGATAAAACCTGTAATTGGTTTGGAAGCCTATGTATCAGAATTTTCTATGCTAGAGAAAGATGGAAGAATATTTCATCTGGTACTTCTTGCTGAAAATAATAAAGGATATCAAAATCTTCTTAAAATAAGCTCTGAAAGTTATATAAAGGGATTCTATTATAAGCCAAGAATTGATAAAGAGTTTTTAAAGACTCACAGTGAAGGAATAATAGCACTTTCAGCCTGTATGCAGGGAGAGATTCCAAGAAGAATGCTGGATAATGAAAGCGAAGAAAAAGTAGATGAGATAGTAAATGAATATATAGATATTTTTGGAAAAGATAATTTTTATATAGAAGTACAGGCAAATGGAGTAAAAGGACAGACAGCTCTCAATGAAAAGCTTTATGATCTGGCTCAAAAACATCAGTTAAAAATGGTAGCAACAAATGATACCCACTATGTAAATGAGGGAGAACATACACTTCAGGATATCCTTATATGTGTTCAAACTGGAACAAAGGTATCTGATGAAAAAAGGATGAGGATAGAAACAGATGAACTTTTTCTTAAAAGCAGAGAGCAGATAATAGATGGACTGGGAGCAAAATATCAGGAAGCAGTGAATAATACTGTTGAGATAGCTGAAAGATGTAATGTAGACATAGAGTTTGGAAAGTTTAAATTTCCAGATTATGAAATACCATCATGTGTAAAAACTATAGAAGAATTTTTAAGAAAACTTGTATACTTTGGTCTTTCAAAAAGATATCCTCATGGATTGACAATGTCAGTATTAGAAAGAGTGGAATATGAACTTTCAGTTATTGAAAAAATGGGATATGCTGCATATTTCGTAGTTGTATGGGATTTTATAGACTATGCAAAAAGAAACAGAATACCAATAGGTCCTGGAAGAGGATCAGCTGCAGGAAGTCTTGTAGCATATGCTCTTGGAATAACAGAACTTGATCCATTGAATTATAATCTTATCTTTGAAAGATTTTTGAATCCTGAAAGAATATCTATGCCAGATATAGATATAGATATATGTCAGGAAAGAAGACAGGAAGTAATAGAATATGTTATCAGAAAATATGGAGAGGATAAAGTAGCACAGATTATAACTTTTGGAACAATGAAGGCAAGAGCTGCAATAAGAGATGTAGGAAGAGTTATGGATACTCCTTTATCTAAAATAGACAGTGTTGCTAAACTGGTTCCATTTAATGCAACTATACAGCAGACTTTAAATAATGTAGAAGAATTTAAAAATATGTATCTCAATGACCCAGACATACAAAAAGTAATTGATATATCAGCAAGGCTGGAAAATAAAGTGAGACATGCTTCTGTTCATGCTGCTGGAATAGTTATAACAAAGGATTCACTGACAGATACAGTTCCTTTATATAGTGACAACAAAAATAAGGTAGTATCTACACAGTATCAAATGAAAGAATTAGAAGATTTAGGGCTGCTTAAAATGGATTTTTTAGGACTTAGAAATCTTACTAACCTTCAAAGGACAATAGATTATATAAAAGAAGATTTAGGGGAAGATATAGAATTATCAGATATTCCTCTTAATTCTAAAAAAGTATATGAAATGCTTTCGAGAGGGGATACCTCTGGAGTTTTCCAGATGGAATCTCAAGGAATAAGAAAAATACTGCTGAAATTAAAACCAGATAGATTTGAAGATATAATAGCACTTTTAGCTTTGTACAGACCGGGACCTTTAGGTTCAGGAATGGTAGATGATTTTATAAATGGAAAAAATGGAATATCAGAGATAAAATATCCTCATTCATCTCTTGAAGCTACATTGAAAGAAACTTATGGAGTAATACTCTATCAAGAACAGGTAATGAAAATAGCTAATATAATGGCAAATTACTCTCTAGGAGAAGCAGATCTGTTAAGAAGAGCCATGGGTAAAAAGAATATCCAGATTATGGAGGAGAACAGAGAGAAATTTGTAGAAAGATCTATGGAAAATGGATATACAAAAGAAAAATCAATAGAGATGTTTGATTTGATAGATAAGTTTGCTGGATATGGATTTAATAAGTCACACTCAGCAGCATATGCTCTTATAGCTTATTGGACGGCATACTTTAAAGCTTATTATATGAAACATTACTATGCCTCTCTTATGACTTCAGAAATGAGCCATGTAGAAGACATAGCTTTTTATATGGAAGATGCTAAAGCTCATAATCTGAAACTGCATCTGCCAGATGTAAATAGAGCAAGTTCAAAATTCCGTGTAGATAAGGAAGGAATAATATTTTCCCTTGCTGCTATCAAGAATGTAGGAGAAGGGGTATCAGCAAAAATACTGGAAGAATGCAATGAAAATGGAGATTATAAAAATTTTGAAGACTTTGTAGTTCGTACAAGAAAACATGGCTTGAATAAGAAGGCCTTGGAATCGCTTATATTGGCAGGAGCATTAGATAGTCTTCCAGGGAACAGAAGACAGAAATTTGAATCAGTAGATAAAATATTAGACTATGCAACAAGAAAAATAAAAGAGGATGAAATACAGCAGATGAATCTTTTTGGAGAAGCTAAATCATCCCTTGGAGTTTTTACTCTTCCACAGGTACCAGAATATTCTTTAGAGGAACTTCTGGCAAGGGAGAAAGAATATCTTGGATTCTATTTCAGCGCCCATCCTTTAGATAATTACAGAAGGCTCATAGAAGTGTATAGGCTTTCTAAAATATCAGAATTGAAAGAACTTAAAGAGGAAAAAAGTGTGCAGATTTTCAGAACATGTGGTATACTTAGAGAGATAAAAAAAATAGTTACCAAAAAAACTGGGCAAATTATGTGTTTATTTGAATTAGAGGATTATTATGATAAAATAAATTGTGTGGTTTTTCCAAAAGATTATGCAGAAAATGCCCATATATTTATGGAAGGAAAAACTGTATATATAGAGGGAACGATCCAAACAGATTATTTTAAGGGAGCAGAAACTAAAAAGCTGATTGTCAGAAATATAAAATTTTTAGATGATATAGTGAGAGATAAAAGACTTACAGCATATATTCTCCTAAAAGAGGAAGATAAAGACAAATTCAGCAGATTGAAGAAAATAATTCTCTCTTATCCTGGAGATACAAAACTGAG